A part of Trachemys scripta elegans isolate TJP31775 chromosome 23, CAS_Tse_1.0, whole genome shotgun sequence genomic DNA contains:
- the TMEM98 gene encoding transmembrane protein 98 — METVVIVAIGVLATIFLASFVALVVVCRQRYCRPKDLLNQYDTKPIVDLIGAMETQSEPSELELDDVVITNPHIEAILENEDWIEDASGLVSHCIAILKICHTLTEKLVAMTMGSGARMKSPASLSDIIVVAKRISPRVDDVVRSMYPPLDPKLLDARTTALLLSVSHLVLVTRSACHLTSGMDWIDQSLSAAEEHMTVLREAALATEPERSIAGGAESFLQEQSAI; from the exons ATGGAAACCGTGGTGATAGTTGCCATCGGCGTGCTGGCTACGATCTTCCTGGCATCCTTCGTGGCGCTTGTGGTGGTTTGCAGGCAGCGCTACTGCCGGCCCAAGGATCTCCTGAATCAGTATGATACCAA ACCGATCGTCGACCTTATTGGGGCGATGGAGACGCAGTCGGAGCCTTCGGAGCTTGAGCTGGATGATGTCGTGATAACAAACCCCCACATCGAGGCCATTCTGGAGAATGAGGACTGGATCGAAGATGCTTC GGGCCTGGTCTCTCACTGCATCGCTATTCTCAAG ATTTGTCATACTTTGACAGAGAAGCTCGTTGCAATGACAATGGGCTCTGGGGCCAGAATGAAATCTCCCGCGAGCCTGAGTGATATTATTGTGGTTGCGAAGCGGATCAGCCCCAG gGTGGATGATGTTGTGAGGTCGATGTACCCGCCTCTGGATCCCAAGCTTCTGGATGCACG GACAACAGCCCTGCTGCTGTCTGTCAGCCACCTCGTCCTGGTGACCAGGAGCGCCTGCCACCTAACCAGTGGCATGGACTGGATCGACCAATCGCTGTCTGCTGCGGAGGAGCACATGACGGTGCTGCGCGAAGCTGCTCTGGCCACCGAGCCCGAGAGAAGCATCGCGGGGGGCGCGGAAAGCTTCCTGCAGGAGCAGTCTGCCATCTGA